catcatcataatcatcatcatcatcatctaagTGTGTCTTAACGCTTTTGCTCAGGTGGCAGATGCTGAAATATTGCGTGTTCAATAAAACACAGGTGAAATGAAAACCCCAGTCCTTTATTGTCTCATGAAGGGCTCGTTTAATGCAGTGAAGATGCTGTGAAGCAGGTTTTGATGTGCCCCTGGGAATATTTCTGGTGAAAGACCAGGAAACACGGTCAAGGACGTGATAATGATTCTATCAGGAGGTGCATTATCTCAGGAGAAATGACACCAGAAGTCACTCTGCAGCATAATGTGCCGTCAGCTGCACCAACAACACGTTAATGCAAAGTGAAGGTGAACTCATGCAAACACAGATCTTAAGATGCACCTCACATTCATCTGACCACACTGTGATTAGAGAGGTCTAGTCTGGTCAGTGCGTCTCAAACCAGTTCTGCTTCTGGAACCAGGATGAAAAACATCTTTGAGTCATCAGTTCTTATGAAAAGAACcatttcttcttagttttttttaaaatggtTCTACTTGTTTTGGATCGTTCAAAAGTTCCAAAtaattcccataatgtttgcaacaTTCAAAAAAGGAATGTTCTCTTAACATTCTAATAACAACTTTTGGAACAATCAgagaacattaataaaaaaaaacatttttcacaagTAAATGTtctcaaaaattatatttatacacttttcatgatatgttttttttcttcagaacatTCAAAGGTTCTTATGAAAAGAACCATTTCTTTTTagtataaagaacattttaattatcTAAAGAACCTTCTTCACctataaaaatcattatttgtaaGTGTTGTTGCAAGTTTGGActgtattattctttttttttttggagtattGTTCATCTTTTTTGAGAAAggggtgttttgttttttattttaagaattttgtattttgtttttaacaacTTATTTGTGGAAAAATACTATAATAGGTTCACATAATTCATTAATTATAGATCTGCTGATTAtactcatttatttttaaatcaagatcaaatatgatatttatatttatttagtttcacaTTATTTTCTGCTTATTTTGGGAAGTATTATgtgaaataaattcaaattcaaaaatacattttttgagaATGAGTATtgaatttttatagttttttttaaattaacaacatATTTGTGAAGCATACTATAACAGAATTACAGAATTAAAAGTTGCTATCTAAATGATTAATCTGTTTATTTTACAGACTGTTTTTTCAAgttaaaatgtgaaaatcaaatgatttatttctatttttacaaACAATATGTAACATAAATATAAATTGCATTGCAATCTCCTAATTCGACTTAAATGATTATATGCTCAGCAGCATTTATTATTTGCATCTGGCATTGTTTTTCCTCTAATATCTGCGATCAGAGCCCCGGCCAACAGAATTATGTTCAAGTAACATTTTGTTAACATTCCAGATTAGTTATAAAAACATTATGTCAATGTTCTCTCAACATtcttaaaatcctttttttttatgtttaaaaaacaacttttCTTGGTTAAATGAATGCTACAGAAAAGATTAAGGGAATGTTGCATTTGaccattttgcaaacattacggAAACAAAAAGTTAGACGGACATCAAACTAAAATGTAATCTGTTTAACACATTGAATGTGCTAATGTTTTGATAAGTCCAGAAAAGTTTGAATGAATGCAGGCTACTGTTCAAGCGACTGTACGTTCGCTGTTAGCTGGGACTGTCCTGCAAGCCAAGCCCCCGGTTGAGGAGCACAGGTCAGTCAGTCCTCTGCAGGCCGCAGATCTCCTCTGATGGCTTTATAGAGTCGTTGGAGTGTGTTGGCCCACAGCTCCCTCTGGTGGCCGGGGCTGGTGTGTGGGAGCTGTTGGGCGGTGTACACCATGGTGAGGACGGTGCGCTCAAAGTCATCCATCCGGAGCGGGCCGCGCCGCAGCTCCAGCTGAGCACTGAGCCGCTGGATCTCAGAGAGGCTTCTGGGAAGCACGTCCTCACACAGGACCTCCAGAACCTCCAGCTTCCTCATGGACGCCAGCTCCTGATCGGAGATGTGGAGCGTCCCGTTCACCACGTCCATGTACCCTCCTGACCACAACACCTGTGCAACAAAACCACCGCAGATAACCAGAGATTCACCTCATTTCTTTATATACCATACAGATTATTATGGATCAAATTTATCAAcaaaaaattattacagtaacataaACAGGACATCCATTtaaagttatctggtctttaataccATTCTCAAAACATGGgcacaaaaacaatatttatccttttttttcttaaatgttttgGTTGGATGTTcatataacgttttttttttttttacgtttctaCTTGTTTTGGAacgttcaaaagtaacattcccataatgtttgcaacaTTCTAAAAAGGAATGTTCTCTTAACATTCTAATAACCAAAAACAACTTTTGAAACTTTCAGAGAACACTAAGAAAAAACACAGTAATTGTTCTCAAAACTATactacaaaaattatatttatacactgttcatggaatgtttttttttttttaaagtttctaaTTGTTTCAGAACATTCAAGAAAACGTTCAAAAGTAGCATTCCCATTATGTTTGACAACatgataaaatggaatgtttCCTTAACAttcacaaaaccaaaaaaaaagttatgttttaagttttatgttttattatgttttatagcTAAATGGGAACATCAGCAAAACGTTCTTAGAATGAATTTTGTTGCCTGTGAAAACAACAGTAGCATAAAAACACTGCAATTCAATAACAGCTGTAAAGAAGCTCAAAGAAAATAGCAAGATTATTCAGTTAAGTTCAGTTTAATAACATGGTTTATTATCATATGAATTTGATTTGGTTagaaagcagctctacagaatgCAATTGTAATCCAGCTAACAAAAAGAAAGTTTACATGAATGTtgctgaatgttctctgaacatcaTGAGAATGTTACTATTGAATGCTTGCAGAACGTTCTGAATCAAgtagtaacttaaaaaaaaaaaaacgtcagacAAACATCCAactaacatttcagaaaaaacattccatgaatgatgtatgaataatgtttttgttttgagaaCGTTATTAAAAACCACATATTTTTTTGATTTGAACACATGGAAGAATGTCACAGCAAGAACATAACGTTTTGGTCATAACTTCCAGGACATTAGCCAAAGAAGTTCTGAGAACATTCCCTGTTTGCTCAGTTTAGTTTGGTTCTCATCTAATAGTGTCAGTGCAGTTAAACTGATGATATTACTGAATATTTAGCATGTTTCTTGACTGGTTCAGTGGCGTTCAGCAGACTGAGAGCTGAGCCTCGTATCTGATCTGTGATGAGAGTTCAGTCTGTGTTTAGCGTGCGACGAGGTCGATCGACAGGCTTTAGTTTGTGTATGATGTCCCGCAGTGCCACACTGCTGGAATAttaatatgtttttctttttgtattgagTCTAACTGGAGATCCCGTGCATCTCTCAGTATGGAGCGGCTGATGGATCTGACAGCGCAGGAGATTGCAGAACTCAGCACAACTCAATAACGAGTAAACACAAGAGTATGGAGAGCTATTGATCAGCTCCTTCATTCAACCAGAGATGCTGAAAAGCACATTAAACACTGCTGATAAACAAGTTTCAGTGCTCAGCAAACTTCAGTTTCTGCTCAAAGTCCTAGTGAGAAGTCAGTCAAGTCTTCTCTGAGCTCAAATGAAAAGCTTTGATTACAAATATTGCTATCTTGGCCATGATAGTTTTAATATAGTGTGAGACATTGTTGATATTTCTGGCAGTGTTTTTGTAgtataatttagatatttttaaggttttattaatattttaaaaataataataatatatatatataataatgtatcaTTTTTACAATTTCCATTTAGTAACTTTATtgtgtttgtgtcatttttgtatttttgttatatatataaaaaatatgtctgtattgttttcatttatttttattttagttttagttaagtaCATCAGGTtacactaaattaaaatgaaaaaaaaaatagtgatatTTTAGTACCATTTAGATGCTATTACAATTTCtgcaaatattaattttatttttatattttctgcatTGATGTTCAGTTTAATTAAGCTTTTAGTAATTTCATTGTTTGACTTTgtaaatttctatttttatttttttctacatcaaatgaaaaaaaaaacttttgccttggaaactagctgaaataaaataactttttaataatttatttcaagtaacgtgtatgttttttatttattaaattttttttattttactttcaaaCCAGGTGAAatctaaatttgtaaaaatattttattgtattacagttaacatttattttatttaaagtaacatttttttatggttttagttgactataataaccctgatctcAATGTAAAAAGTCTCCCTGAAACATCAAATCCTTTTTGAATAGTCAGGTTGACTCTGAAATCTCATCACATTACTCAAGTAAATGGCTTACAAATGTTGTTCGATGTTGCCTTAGAATCTCCATTGATGTCACTTCTGTCTTGTAGGAAGCGTTGACATATACACTGAGTTTGTTATGGCTATATATCACGGCATATTGCACACCAGCGTGAGCCGTACCTCAAACAGAAGGCTGGCGTCCTCCGCTGATTTCTGAAACGTGGGGTTGAGCAGCGCTGGCGTCCCTCGCTTCACTCTGAAGGCTGATGGGAACAGagctgagagacagagaggatCATGGGTAATGTGTTGTGACTCATCACACACTGAAATTCTCACAGTGCTGCTGGTTTAGATTGTCTACTGCAGTGCAGTCGGCTCAAAGTAACTTCCACAAGCAGCAGACTGTCAGACGAAAGATGCTGTTAATGTTCAGACACATGTGAGAGGGGTGTTAATGCTGGAGTGGgtcagtttaataaaaaataaaaaaattatttaaagtaaAAGCAGCAGATTTGGTCgccaaaaactaaaaacaaaaccaaaaaaataaaaaatatggtagcaacacTTCTAGTTTTACCAACTGACCACATTTCATCATTATCATCTATaccaaattaataaattgttttttttaataaattttattataaatattatacatttttacctttataataTACTGACAAACTCATTAAAAATAAGGAGATAAAGTGAAAGAGACATGATGGATAAAACTTCAACACAAGCAAATAAAGAAGCTATATGATGTCATATACACAAAACAGCATCCTGGTAAGAAGCAACACTCAAATAATAGAATATTAACAgcataaaatataacataaaacccTGATGTACACTAAGAACTAAGAAGAAATGTAGTTAAATTATGACTCATTCTTTCCCAGTTAACAAAACTCtgttttaagaacattttgctaatgttacaaaaggtctCTGAACGTTCAAAATGTCCTATTTTTAAAGTGTTTATGTGCACATTTTAGAAGTTTGCAAACATTATGTAAAcgttacttttaaatgttctctgaacattctaaaCCAAGTAGCCTAGTAACATTTCAAAAACGTGGTTCAAAAATGGTTCTGTCTTTGTTCGTGTCTGCCACATGCTCCCCTTGTCCCACCTCCTTGTTACCCCTggtcacgcccccttgtttagcccttgtctgcttgattgttttcacctgatcctcatgtgtaCTGTTCTATATATTGGGTTCTCTTTCCTTGTGTCTCTGCCTGGTTCATTTTTGGTTTTTACCTGTTTCTTGGGCCTtaatttatccttttgatcttgttCAAGTTGTTTTTGATCTCTTGTCTAGTTATTCTATATCCTCGGTTCCTTTTAGTTTTATCTAGTTCTTGTTTTTTGATTGTGCACATCctaatctagttttttttttttttttttttgatttagggtttcatttactcagtttgagagtgcagttcctttttggatcctggctttttgtttttaaactcggatttatttctttggatagttttgtttattttgccttttgttcACACTTTGTTTTCTATTGTCTGTGTGTCGTTTTGAGTCTAGTCTTGTTTTTGTGTATTGTCCTGTCTTGCCCCCACTCAGATTTCCTGGCCACTGAACCCCACTGCCTGGAAGCAGCTAACCTCTCTCACGTGTCAAGTCTCATGAGTCTCTGCCTGGCGACTAGACTGGTCACATTTGAGTTTCACTTGAAGCTACGGGTTTCCTGTGTCTGCCTGGCCCTTCCTCTGGAGCTGC
The DNA window shown above is from Carassius carassius chromosome 26, fCarCar2.1, whole genome shotgun sequence and carries:
- the LOC132106219 gene encoding protein FAM180A codes for the protein MRQSLGLTEKQREKRRNNMTALWILSVSALMCQMSITASLHWRKALFPSAFRVKRGTPALLNPTFQKSAEDASLLFEVLWSGGYMDVVNGTLHISDQELASMRKLEVLEVLCEDVLPRSLSEIQRLSAQLELRRGPLRMDDFERTVLTMVYTAQQLPHTSPGHQRELWANTLQRLYKAIRGDLRPAED